The Falco biarmicus isolate bFalBia1 chromosome 1, bFalBia1.pri, whole genome shotgun sequence DNA segment GCCAGGTCACACTCCTTCCCCAGCTTGGGAATGTTCCCAGTGCCCCACAGGGACCCCAGGCCCAGcctgcagggcagccagggagggggcacACACCAGGACCACAGGGGTTCACACCGTGGTCGAGGATGGAGGAGTGGGTTTGCACCAGTGTGCTGAGTGGTCCCAGCCCTCCCGGTGTGGGAGTGTGGGGGATCCCCCTGCCTGAGGCCTTGCTGGCCATggggtgccaggctgggggtAGGGATCTGGGCAGGGACTCGTGCTGCCCGGCAGCTCAGGGGACCTTGGGGGTGGGCGTGGGGGCATGGCCCCATCCCTGAGGGTCAccgggcaggcagggccagaGGTGATGGCGGGGGCCCGGGTCCAGCAGGGGCTCTGGAGGGTGCTCCCGTCCCCCCGGGGTACCCTGAGTGGGGGGTTGGGACGAGCACCCGCCCAGCAGACCCTTGTGGGCGTGGGGCGGACCCTGGTGCAGGCAGGCGCCGTGCGAGCCCTTGCTGCCCCCGGCCCTGTCACCTGCCCCCCAATCCATCTCCCAGACCGGCAGCATTCCAGCCCCTGGGCACGGCAAACAtctgcctcctgctccaggTTTAATTAACCTGCTGccgcctccctcccccagcGCCAGGCATGTcctccccactgctgctcccGGCCCTGGCTGCGGggcctgtgccagtgctggggcTAGTGCCAGTGCCGGCACCAGTGCCAGGGCTAGTGCTGGTGCCAAGGCTAGTGCCAATGCCCACACCAGAGCTGGTGTCAGAGCCAGAGTCAGTGCCAGTGCCAGCACCAGAGCCAGGCACCCAgagctggtgccagcagcagagccaatGCCAGTGCTGGTGCCCGTGCCAGTGCCATTTCCAATGCCAGCACCAGAGCCAGGCACCCAGAGCCAGTGCCAGTGCCAGAaccagagccagtgccagctgtgccccctgGGGCCACAGCAAGCCCCTTTGCCATGGCAGGCTGCGGAGCCAGTGGCTTGCTTCAGGTGGTGAAGCCACAGCAGGAGCACTGGGCAGGTTTCTCCTGGCACCTGCCAGACCGCAAGCAAGAAATGCCAGGAGACCCCCAgtgcccctggcagggcagggcgctGGTGCCGTGGGCCAGAGTGTGGTGGCACCCCCAGCATGGTGTCcctcaggagcagcaggaagggCAATGCCCCCACCATGGAAGGGGCAGCACTATGGTGGGGTGTGGGCACTGCCAGCTTGGCACAGCATGAGGATCGGGCAGAGCAGCATGCAGCCAGCCTGGGCCTGGTGGGGACACGTgcgtgcacgtgtgtgtgtgcatgtaccAACATGGGGGGggctgtgtatgtgtgtgtagcTGTGCTGACatgtgatgtgtgtgtgtgcacgtgtgtgcaCTGGTGCAGCGTGTGCTGGGATAGCTGTGCCATTCCttggggaggggtgtgtgtgtgtctgtgagtGTGTGCGAGTGTGTGTGAGCATGTGTGTGAGCATGTGAGtgtgagcatgtgtgtgtgagcaTGTGAGTGTGAGCATGTGAGTGTGAGcatgtgtgtgagtgtgtgtgagCATGTGTGTGATTGTGTGGGTGAACATATGTGTGAGCACGCATGTGACAGCCTATCTGCCCATGAGCACCCGAGCTGCACagcctgtgtgtgtgcagctgtgccGCGCTGCAGgctgtgcacacacacgcatgggcaggcagctgtgccccgCGGGGGTCCCCGTGCTTGTGCATGGCCCCTGCGCTGCTGGTGGCCCCACGCACCGGACAGTCACCCCTTACTGCAGCGAGCCCGGCTCCACCCGATGCCTCCGGTGCGTGCCGTGCCCCGGCTCTTCCCGGTGCCCCCTGCCGcggcagctgcagctcccagggtCGCCGTGATTTACAAGTGCAGGCCCCGGTAATGTCATTTGACCCAGACCGGCGGCGCCGGGGTAGCCGCCCTCTCCTGTACCGGAGCCGTGACCCCCGGCCCGAgcctccccgccgccgctgccctaCGGGCCGGACCCACCGCTTGCGGCGCGGCTGTCGCGATAGTCGCCGGGAGGCCCGGCCTGGCCCGCGCTGCTCTCCGCGGGGCCGTTACCGGCGGCCGGTCCGAGCCCGCCCCGAGCGGCGCCGCCGCACCCCGCGCCCGGGCACCCGGTGGGGCTGGCGCCGGGCCCGCTCCTGCCAGCCAGGTACGGGCGTCCCGAGGGCCGGGCTGGGCCCTGGAGCCGGGAACGGCGGGTGGGGGGGACCGGGGTCCATCACCCGGGAACGGCTGGCTCCGTGGAGTCGGGGTCCGTGACCAAGGAACACAGGGTCGGTGGAAAATGGGGTCCGCCCTACCCGGAACAGTGCGTGCAGGGGAAACGGGATCCATGGCCCGGGAACAGGAGGTCGGAGCAACCGGTGTCGGTGTCCCGGGAACGGCGGGTTCCCGGGAACCAGGGTCCGTGCTACCGGCAGCAGCGTGTCGCGGGGGTGCGGAGCTCGTCCCGCCTGGTAGGGCGGGCGGGCCCGTTTCCCGGGAACGGCGGCACAGGGGAACCGGAATCCGTGTCCCCGGGAGCGCGGTGTGTCGGGGGAAGCAGGCTCCGTACTACCGGGACTGGTGGACGGGTCCGTACCACTGGGGGCGGCGCGGGATAACTGCGGTCCGTGCGGGAGCGGCGGCTCGGGGCAAACGCCGGCCCCATGTACCGGCACGGGAGCGGTGGCTCCGCGGTGGACGGGCTCGGGGGGGCTGGGCTCGGTGCGCCCGGACCGCTGTGGTCCCGGGGAACGAAGCCCGCGCGCCCCGGTAGCGGCGGGCGAGGTGCCGGTCCGTGCGCCCCGGCATCCGGGATAACGCCGCCGAGGCCGGGGCCCGCGCCGTGCGCTCCGGGAggatgggacgggacgggggACACGGCCGCGCGCCCCGACGCCGCCGGAGCTTCCGCCGAGGCTGCGCCGAGGCGCGGAGACGAGCCGCGCTGCTGCCCGGTACCGCGGCGGCGGCTTCGATGGGCCCGGCGCCGTCTCGTCGTCGCTGCCAGCCGGGGCCCGTCCGGCGGGGAACCGGGCGGCGTGGCACCGCGCCGAGGCGCGGCGTGGCCAGGCGCGGCGTGGCGCGCCCGGGGCCCGACGGGCATGGCCGGGCggcccggggccgcggcggAGCCGGTGCGGACgccccggcgggcagcggggcgggcggggcggggccccGGGATGCGCGagcccccgcccccgggggcgcggggctgtCAGTCACGGGGCGCGGCCGCCAATCAGGGCGCGGGCGCCCGGGATTTTGGCAGGTCCAGATGGAGCGGGGCAGAAAAGCGCGCGCCGCCGGGGCCCGCCGCGCACCCGCGCTCCCGCGCCGGGGCCGCCAGCAGCCGCGGGCCATGCCCCGGACCCGGCCCCGGACCCGCACCGGGCGCCCCGAGCCAGCTGCCCCCGCTTCCGCCCCCAcgcggggccgcccgccgcccgccgccgccccccgccgccccccggccatgcccgcgccccgccggctCTGAGCGCGGCCGGGCGATggaggcggcggcgctggcGCGGGAGGGCGGCGGCCAGGGCCCCCCGCCCCACGAGCCCATCAGCTTCGGCATCGACCAGATCCTCGGCGGCCCCCACGAgcccgcgggcggcggcgcggggccggcccgggcggcgggggagccCGACTACGGGGGACTCTACGGCGGCGGCTACGGCCCCGCCTGCTCGCTCGGCTCCTACAACCTCAACATGAGCATGAACGTGAGCGTCAACGTGacccccgcgcccgccgcgccgcccgccggggTCATCCGCGTCCCGGCGCACCGGcccgcgcccgccgcgccgcccgccgcgccgcccgccgcgccgccgccggtGCCCGGGCTCTCGGGGCTCACCTTCCCTTGGATGGAGACGACGCGCCGCATCGCCAAGGACCGGCTCTCAGGTGAGCGCGGCGGGACGGCTCCCTGCGGCTTCGACGGCTCCCGACGGCTCCGGCAGTTctggcggcgcggggccggggcgggcgcaGAGCAGGGCCGAGGGGAGCGGCCGGCGTTGGCCGGGGGTCCCAGCGCCCCCCGCAGCGCGGGTCctcgcccgccccgccccgtcctgccggccgccgccgcggccccgggggAAGCGGCCGCCGTCGGGGCCCGTGGAGAGCGGCTCGGGACTGGCGCAAGCACCGGCAGCTCCGCCgcggccccgcaccgcgcccgGTCCCTGCCCTCGGCCCCGGGGGGCGCCGGGTGCCGGCCCTGTCCCACCCGTAACGgcggggctgtggggagccggggagcagggagggagctcTGGCGGGAGCCTGGCAGTGGGGacctgctgtggggctgcagagcaAACTCCACCCgtgtgtggggctgggcaggtgaCTCGGGACGGAGGCACGCAGTGGGGGTGACCGGGGGGTCAAGCTGTGGGGCGTGTGGGACTCCGAGACCCGCACATGCAGGGACGAGCGTGGGACATGGTGTGCCGGTGCCATGGGAGAGGTTGGGGCCGGtgtgagctggtgctggggcaggcggGTGGTGACGCAGGTGTTGGGGAGGCGGTGCGGGGTCCTGGTGCTGCCAGTGAGGCTGGGGGCTTAGCACCCACGGTGGGGTGGAGCACCTGGGGCGAGGTGCTGGTTGCTGCACTCCAGAGCAGGTGCTGTGGTTGGGGTGCTGGGCAGCAAGGCCATGTGATGGGCGcctgcaggtgctggggagcccTGGCCTGGCTCAGCTCAGCTCGGCTCCTTCCCAAGATGGCGGCACTGCCACGTCTGCAGCGCACGGCTCCATGCGGGGACGAGGCTGGGGAcggcacggggctgggggctgagtGCTGGCTACAGGGGTGCTGAGGCCATGTGGGGTGGGAGGCCACGGGCTGCGGGGGCCCAGCCCAggcaccagcagagctgggttCGCCTCCCGGCTCACCCCGCCATCCCAGCGGTGACAAAGCACCGTTCCCATGCAGGGGTGGCGGGTGACGTCCCTGTCTCCTGCCTGGCGCCAGAGGTGGGTAGACGGGGCGGCCCCTCCCCAGCACGGGGTCTCCTCGCCACAGCCATCACTCAGCGCCGCTGGCCTTGGGGTGGTCTGTGGGCTGTCAGCATCTGTTCCCTGTGAGGGGCCGCCCCACATGGGGAGGAGGTGTGGGGGCCTCCATCCCCCCGACTGCATGGCTCCACCTGCGTCAACCGCGTCCGCCCCCGCCGGCGGGCAGGCTGGCCTCCTGCCCGCGCTGCTtgcctgggtgctggtgggagggagggtcTGGCCTCGCAGGGAGGGTCTGCCAGGTGCCaggctgtccctggggctgcggCGGGGTCTGCCCCATGTCCCTGTGGCATGGGGTGTCAGGGCCCCATGGCGGCCTCCTGGGCCAGGGtgtgcacagccctgcccgTGCGGTGCTGGCACCAGTGAGGGCCATGGTGCCATGGGGCTGTGGCTTGGCCATGggccaccaccacagcagggggggaagcaggagctgggtgCTGTACCCCGCCAAGCTCTCACCTTCCTCCACACTGCTTTGCTACTCTGATGCTCCCTGTGGCTCCAGttccagctggggctgggatgtAGCACACCGGTCTCACCGTCCCTGGCTCACACGCTGGCCGTGCAGggacagccccttccccagccctcgGCACCCTGGCAGCCGGCAGAGTGTGGGAGCACATGGAGCGAGACGCCAGCTGCCTCCCGAAAGCTTCTGGGGTcccgcccctgccccaggagggCTTGGAAGCCCCAGCCATGCTGAGGAGGCTCCTCTGGGACTGTGGCAGGGCTCGATGGGGGTGGGTCTATGCTGCCAGGAGCCTCACTGgccccccaccagccctgggaCTGGGTCTGCCCCACCACTCTGCCGGCCCTGATCCCCACCCTCCAGTCCGGGAGAGTGCTTGTGCCATGGCCGTGGGGTGGGAATGGGCCCTCTGGTCACGTCTTGAGCTGCCCCGTGTGTCCcagggctgtgggagcaggtGGGAACGACTCTGGGTCTCCTTTCtgccaggcagtgctggtggcCTCCCCTGGAggtccccatccccacagccccacgcatcccccctccagctccagtgctgcccaggctgtgcccgctcctgccctgccctctgcccgggctctgcccagcccctgcctgtgtggcagcagcagtggggagcGCACTCTGCCCCTGGCTCCCCCTCACCcaccctctgcctgcagctgcgcTGTCGCCCTTTGCGGCGACTCGGCGGATTGGGCACCCCTACCAGAACCGCACGCCGCCCAAGCGGAAGAAGCCACGCACCTCCTTCAGCCGGGTGCAGATCTGCGAGCTGGAGAAGCGCTTCCACCGCCAGAAGTACCTGGCCTCAGCCGAGCGCGCCACTCTGGCCAAAGCCCTCAAGATGACGGACGCCCAGGTCAAGACTTGGTTCCAGAACCGTCGCACCAAGTGGAGGTAACAGGGCCGGCTGTCGCAGCCCCTGCAGCTCCgaccccctgcctccctccaaCAGCTGCCCCCCGCTGTGGCTGTGCCCCCCAggagaggctgggctggggtgagatggggtGACTGTCCACGCTGCATCCCCTGTGCCCGGTGGGGTGAGGCATGGTGGTGCCGAGggaggggtgggctgtggggcaTTGCTGCGTTGGTGCACAGCGGTGCCAAGAGAGGGactgggctgtggggctgttCCGGACTGGTGCACTGCGGTGGCAAGAGACAgcccaggctgtggtggtggggaggctgtggggcaTTGCCACACTGGCACACCATGGTGGCAGCGGCAGGACAGACTGcgggcagaggctgcagggcaCTGCCACACCGgcacacagcagtgctggggctgcgGGGTGTTGCCACAGCGGCACACAGTGGTGCCGGGAGTGGGATGGGCTgcgggcagcagggcagtgctggaCAGGCCCTGtgtgctggcaggaggcagacGGCGGAGGAGCGCGAGGCAGAGCGCCAGCAGGCCAACCGCCTGATGCTGCACCTGCAGCAAGAGGCCTTCCAGAAGAGCCTGAGCCAGCCGCTGCCCCAGGACCCGCTctgcatgcacaactcctcccTCTACGCCCTGCAGAatctgcagccctgggctgagGACAACAAGGTGACGTCCGTCTcaggggtggcctctgtggTGTGAAGTCCCCTGGGAGCCATGGATGTGCcgggaggtggtggtgggagccCGGCAGGGTCTGagcccagcacctccagcccgtggcagggagggggctgctgcttcccaggagcCCCCACCActggcagccccttccccgccaCCGGCCAGCCCTCTCGGGGCCCCCCTCAGCCACCCCACAGCTCCAGGTGGGCGGATGTGCCCCTGCGGTTGGACTCAAAGCTCTGCTGACCCCTGCCTGGACACCTGCCTGGGGTACCGCTGCAGGCAGCCGCTTGCCCGGACCCCCTGGGAGCTCAGGGCTGGGCCCCTGCACCCCCCGGGCCTCTGCAAGTCCAGCCCCTCCTCCCCAGAGCCCCCTGCTCTGGGGGCAGCTCCTTGGTTGGTCCCTGCTCAGGACCTGCTGCCCATccaccagcagctctcccagccgGCCCAGGCCCCACTCCTCggggcagccacagcccccatcccacccagcaTGGGCTGAGCGGGGTGTGGGATGGACCCCCCCATTTCCAGTGCTGGGAGGCCCCCTGCCCTCGCTGGTGGCCGATGTGGGGTCTGCACCACCTGCACACACTTGCCTTATCCTGGTTGGAGTTTGTCAGCTCTGGCTTCGAGCTGTGGCTCCCGGGCTGGACCAGGACCCaggcacccccacccccccggtgGTGGCACAGATTGAGGACTGGGCTCGCCAGCCCGGTGGGCCAGGCTCCTGGGTGCTGCCGaacccctgcagccctgggcctGGACAtgcccctgcagctgcctgcaatgGACTTGGGGTGCCCCTGCATGCCAAAGGATTGCACTGGCCCCCCCTGAGTGGGGCTGCCCTCGTGCCtgccccccccctgcccccccctccccccccctcccctcccagctgtgGTTCCTGGGACCCCCTTCACCTCACCCTGTGCTGCCTGGAGTCTGACTGAACCTTGGTCCAGCgtcacccacagcccacccatggggaggcagaggggtATGCTGGGGGCTGAACCCCCCCTCCTGCAGCAAATGCCTGCCCGCCCCTCACCGGTGAAACTCTGAGTGTCCCCAGCCTTGGTTGGGGACCCCGTCCCCTGCCCCACTCCCCCACCGGGGACCGATGCCCTCAGCCCCACTCCAGCCTCAGTTGGGATGggacatcccccccccccagctctgccctgctgtgcccGGTCATCGGGACCCCCACCAGGGCCAGCTCCGGCTGGGGTCCCTGGCTGATGATGGAGGCGAGGGGGGCAATAGCGACGATCCTGACCCTAAACTTGACCTTGACCCTCAACCCGCCGCTGTCCATGGTGCTGCAGACGCTGCTCGGGGAGCGGCAGGAGCGTGCCCCGCGCCCGCAGGGCCCCCtggggcgcgggcggcgggcaggcTCCTGCCGACCTCTCCCGTTGCTCCCGGGAGGAGGCGGGCA contains these protein-coding regions:
- the TLX2 gene encoding T-cell leukemia homeobox protein 2, which encodes MEAAALAREGGGQGPPPHEPISFGIDQILGGPHEPAGGGAGPARAAGEPDYGGLYGGGYGPACSLGSYNLNMSMNVSVNVTPAPAAPPAGVIRVPAHRPAPAAPPAAPPAAPPPVPGLSGLTFPWMETTRRIAKDRLSAALSPFAATRRIGHPYQNRTPPKRKKPRTSFSRVQICELEKRFHRQKYLASAERATLAKALKMTDAQVKTWFQNRRTKWRRQTAEEREAERQQANRLMLHLQQEAFQKSLSQPLPQDPLCMHNSSLYALQNLQPWAEDNKVTSVSGVASVV